One Setaria viridis chromosome 7, Setaria_viridis_v4.0, whole genome shotgun sequence genomic region harbors:
- the LOC117863994 gene encoding vacuolar protein-sorting-associated protein 33 homolog: MAQIPNLDNAPLNLAALREQSQKDLLGILKSIRGKKCLVIDPKLAGTLSLIVQTSLLKEYGAELRILSSDPLQTECPKIVYLVRSQLSLMKFIASQIRNDESKGLQREYFLYFVPRRIVACEKILEEEKVHQKLTLGEYPLYLVPLDDDVLSFELDHSLQECLIEGDTSSIWHVAKAIHKLEFAFGVIPNVRAKGVASTKAAELLNNMQLEDPVNMDDMGIPEINTVILLDREVDMVTPMCSQLTYEGLLDEMLQINNGSVEVDASIMGTQQDGKKVKVPLNSSDKLYKEIRDLNFEVVVQVLRQKATSIQQDYAEVKSTNTQSVSELKDFVRRLHSLPEIARHVHLAQHLQSFTGKPSFHARLDIEQTILEVQNFEICFEYVEEMIHKQEPIENVLRLLVLLSLTNAGLPKKNFDYLRREMLHSYGFEHMNLLYNLEKAGLFKKQESRSNWVGITRALQLIVDVNDTANPSDISYIFSGYAPLSIRLVQHAVRSGWRSIEELLKLLPGPHLDLKRGGLTIDSSLEVHPGSGAQQSIDRVGHRSLVLVVFIGGVTFAEIAALRFLSAQEGMGYDFLVATTKVVNGNTILRPIIASSKSGMM, encoded by the exons ATGGCGCAGATCCCCAACCTTGACAATGCGCCGCTCAACCTTGCAGCCCTCAG GGAGCAGTCGCAGAAGGACCTACTCGGCATCCTAAAAAGC ATAAGGGGGAAGAAGTGTCTGGTCATTGACCCGAAGCTCGCTGGGACCCTGTCGCTGATCGTGCAGACATCCCTGCTAAAG GAGTACGGTGCGGAGTTGCGAATTCTCTCTTCTGATCCCTTGCAGACGGAATGCCCGAAAATTGTATATCTTGTGCGCTCTCAGCTGAGCTTAATGAAATTCATTGCAAGTCAGATCAGGAATGATGAATCTAAAGGGCTCCAAAGGGAATACTTCCTTTACTTTGTACCACGCCGCATTGTTGCTTGTGAGAAG ATCCTGGAGGAAGAGAAAGTTCATCAGAAACTGACACTTGGAGAATACCCTTTGTATCTAGTTCCATTGGATGATGATGTCCTTTCTTTTGAACTTGACCATTCTTTGCAG GAATGTCTCATTGAAGGAGATACAAGTTCTATCTGGCATGTTGCAAAAGCAATTCATAAACTAGAG TTTGCCTTTGGAGTTATCCCAAATGTTAGGGCTAAGGGTGTGGCATCTACCAAAGCTGCAGAGTTGTTGAATAATATGCAACTAGAGGATCCGGTCAACATGGATGAT ATGGGCATTCCGGAGATAAACACTGTTATTCTATTAGACAGAGAG GTGGACATGGTAACACCAATGTGCTCTCAGTTGACATATGAAGGCTTGCTGGATGAG ATGCTGCAAATTAATAATGGTTCAGTGGAAGTTGATGCGAGCATCATGGGAACTCAACAAGATGGGAAAAAGGTTAAGGTTCCACTGAATTCGAG TGATAAGTTGTACAAGGAGATTCGTGACCTCAACTTTGAAGTTGTAGTTCAG GTTTTACGTCAAAAAGCAACATCTATTCAGCAAGATTACGCGGAAGTGAAATCCACCAAC ACTCAGTCTGTTTCTGAGCTCAAGGATTTTGTGAGGAGATTGCACTCGCTACCGGAGATAGCT AGGCATGTTCATTTGGCGCAACACTTGCAATCCTTCACAGGAAAACCCTCATTCCATGCCCGACTAGACATAGAACAAACGATATTGGAGGTTCAGAACTTTGAAAT ATGCTTTGAGTACGTCGAGGAGATGATACATAAGCAGGAACCTATTGAAAATGTGCTTCGCCTTCTAGTGTTACTCTCTCTTACAAATGCTGGGTTGCCAAAGAAGAATTTTGATTACTTGAG GCGGGAGATGCTGCATAGCTATGGCTTTGAGCACATGAACTTATTATACAATCTGGAAAAGGCTGGCCTTTTTAAGAAGCAG GAATCAAGAAGCAATTGGGTTGGTATTACAAGAGCTCTGCAGCTTATAGTCGATGTAAATGATACAGCAAA CCCTAGTGATATATCGTACATCTTTTCTGGATATGCACCTCTTAGTATTCGCCTTGTTCAGCATGCAGTGAGATCTGGATG GCGTTCTATTGAAGAATTGTTGAAACTATTGCCAGGTCCACATCTAGATTTGAAAAGG GGTGGTTTGACAATTGATTCGTCACTGGAAGTACATCCAGGTTCAGGGGCTCAGCAGAGTATTGACAG GGTTGGTCATCGCTCTCTGGTTTTGGTTGTATTCATTGGTGGTGTCACATTTGCTGAGATTGCTGCCCTTCGATTCCTAAGTGCACAG GAAGGAATGGGCTACGACTTCCTTGTTGCAACAACAAAGGTCGTCAATGGTAACACGATACTCAGACCAATTATAGCCAGCAGTAAATCGGGGAtgatgtaa